Proteins from one Hyperolius riggenbachi isolate aHypRig1 chromosome 4, aHypRig1.pri, whole genome shotgun sequence genomic window:
- the LOC137571412 gene encoding sialidase-4-like isoform X1: MGSRHLPARTVLYEKEKNGVTYRVPALLYIPRWSTLLAFAEERLSADDAHANLLVLRRGTFHRNYVEWEDMCAVDRARLPGHRSMNPCPIYDDFTGQVFLFFIAVRGNTSESYQIVTGHNLARLCYVTSTDQGKSWSDVTDLTHTVIGESLKEWATFALGPGHGIQLKYGRLLIPAYTYHIKCRNCFGKFCQTTPRAFAFRSDDHGRSWKVGQFIPNLHTVECQLVSVDEADGSNVLYCNARSSLGFRVQALSYDGAIEFQPGQLVERLVETPTGCHGSVIGFPAPLTLPRCNTNGQICCQTCSTQVLAKVAEVKSRGKKTLQAQEETRASENRLSQWQPKYGRSISQLIFQKPILREDVWKENCYVSVGLPSMLKLKDEQVKSQTQYKADQTFQTPTWVLYSHPTSPQSRVNLGVYLSPYPKDADSWRGPWVIYDGPSAYSDLAYIEVVPSEGGTRVLPPIVAFACLYENGIKSPYEQISFSIFTLYEVIQNLPPNPSDFNQYQSFNKSKRKTSCKAS; this comes from the exons ATGGGATCTCGCCACCTGCCTGCGCGCACAGTCTTATATGAGAAGGAAAAGAATGGCGTCACATACCGCGTACCAGCCCTCCTCTACATCCCACGCTGGTCAACTTTACTGGCTTTTGCAGAAGAAAGGCTGAGTGCAGATGATGCCCATGCCAACTTGCTGGTACTTCGTCGTGGCACTTTTCACCGCAACTATGTGGAG TGGGAGGACATGTGTGCCGTGGACAGAGCCCGCCTGCCTGGACACCGCTCCATGAACCCGTGCCCAATCTACGATGACTTTACTGGCCAGGTCTTCCTCTTCTTCATAGCTGTCCGGGGGAATACAAGTGAATCCTACCAGATCGTCACTGGGCACAACCTGGCTCGCCTGTGCTACGTAACCAGCACCGACCAGGGAAAGAGCTGGAGTGATGTCACAGATCTGACTCACACGGTGATTGGGGAATCCTTAAAAG AGTGGGCTACCTTTGCTTTGGGGCCAGGCCATGGAATCCAACTAAAATATGGACGTCTCCTCATTCCCGCTTACACCTATCACATTAAATGCCGAAATTGCTTTGGCAAATTTTGCCAGACTACACCACGTGCCTTTGCCTTTCGCAGCGATGACCATGGAAGGTCCTGGAAAGTTGGACAATTTATACCCAATCTGCACACAGTCGAGTGTCAGCTGGTATCAGTGGATGAAGCGGATGGAAGTAACGTCCTGTACTGCAATGCCAGGAGCTCTCTAGGATTCCGAGTACAAGCTTTGAGCTATGATGGAGCCATTGAATTCCAGCCTGGACAGTTAGTAGAGAGGTTAGTGGAGACCCCTACTGGGTGTCATGGCAGCGTCATTGGATTTCCTGCTCCACTGACCTTGCCAAGATGTAACACAAATGGTCAGATCTGCTGCCAGACTTGCAGCACACAGGTTTTAGCTAAAGTAGCAGAAGTAAAAAGCAGgggcaaaaaaacattacaagcaCAAGAAGAAACCCGTGCATCTGAAAACAGGCTAAGCCAGTGGCAACCGAAGTATGGAAGAAGCATCAGTCAGCTGATATTCCAAAAACCAATACTACGGGAGGATGTTTGGAAGGAGAATTGTTATGTAAGCGTGGGACTGCCATCTATGTTAAAGTTAAAAGATGAACAAGTGAAAAGTCAGACTCAATACAAAGCTGACCAAACATTCCAAACCCCAACATGGGTGCTGtactcccaccccaccagcccACAGTCGCGTGTGAACCTAGGAGTTTACCTCAGTCCTTATCCCAAAGATGCTGATAGCTGGAGAGGTCCCTGGGTCATCTATGATGGACCTAGTGCCTACTCTGACCTGGCATATATAGAGGTAGTTCCTAGTGAAGGTGGAACCAGAGTGTTACCACCCATAGTTGCCTTTGCTTGTCTGTATGAAAATGGTATAAAGTCTCCTTATGAGCAGATATCATTCAGCATCTTTACCCTGTATGAAGTCATCCAGAACCTGCCACCCAACCCTAGTGATTTCAATCAGTATCAGTCCTTCAACAAgtcaaaaagaaaaacaagttgTAAAGcttcataa
- the LOC137571412 gene encoding sialidase-4-like isoform X2, translating to MCAVDRARLPGHRSMNPCPIYDDFTGQVFLFFIAVRGNTSESYQIVTGHNLARLCYVTSTDQGKSWSDVTDLTHTVIGESLKEWATFALGPGHGIQLKYGRLLIPAYTYHIKCRNCFGKFCQTTPRAFAFRSDDHGRSWKVGQFIPNLHTVECQLVSVDEADGSNVLYCNARSSLGFRVQALSYDGAIEFQPGQLVERLVETPTGCHGSVIGFPAPLTLPRCNTNGQICCQTCSTQVLAKVAEVKSRGKKTLQAQEETRASENRLSQWQPKYGRSISQLIFQKPILREDVWKENCYVSVGLPSMLKLKDEQVKSQTQYKADQTFQTPTWVLYSHPTSPQSRVNLGVYLSPYPKDADSWRGPWVIYDGPSAYSDLAYIEVVPSEGGTRVLPPIVAFACLYENGIKSPYEQISFSIFTLYEVIQNLPPNPSDFNQYQSFNKSKRKTSCKAS from the exons ATGTGTGCCGTGGACAGAGCCCGCCTGCCTGGACACCGCTCCATGAACCCGTGCCCAATCTACGATGACTTTACTGGCCAGGTCTTCCTCTTCTTCATAGCTGTCCGGGGGAATACAAGTGAATCCTACCAGATCGTCACTGGGCACAACCTGGCTCGCCTGTGCTACGTAACCAGCACCGACCAGGGAAAGAGCTGGAGTGATGTCACAGATCTGACTCACACGGTGATTGGGGAATCCTTAAAAG AGTGGGCTACCTTTGCTTTGGGGCCAGGCCATGGAATCCAACTAAAATATGGACGTCTCCTCATTCCCGCTTACACCTATCACATTAAATGCCGAAATTGCTTTGGCAAATTTTGCCAGACTACACCACGTGCCTTTGCCTTTCGCAGCGATGACCATGGAAGGTCCTGGAAAGTTGGACAATTTATACCCAATCTGCACACAGTCGAGTGTCAGCTGGTATCAGTGGATGAAGCGGATGGAAGTAACGTCCTGTACTGCAATGCCAGGAGCTCTCTAGGATTCCGAGTACAAGCTTTGAGCTATGATGGAGCCATTGAATTCCAGCCTGGACAGTTAGTAGAGAGGTTAGTGGAGACCCCTACTGGGTGTCATGGCAGCGTCATTGGATTTCCTGCTCCACTGACCTTGCCAAGATGTAACACAAATGGTCAGATCTGCTGCCAGACTTGCAGCACACAGGTTTTAGCTAAAGTAGCAGAAGTAAAAAGCAGgggcaaaaaaacattacaagcaCAAGAAGAAACCCGTGCATCTGAAAACAGGCTAAGCCAGTGGCAACCGAAGTATGGAAGAAGCATCAGTCAGCTGATATTCCAAAAACCAATACTACGGGAGGATGTTTGGAAGGAGAATTGTTATGTAAGCGTGGGACTGCCATCTATGTTAAAGTTAAAAGATGAACAAGTGAAAAGTCAGACTCAATACAAAGCTGACCAAACATTCCAAACCCCAACATGGGTGCTGtactcccaccccaccagcccACAGTCGCGTGTGAACCTAGGAGTTTACCTCAGTCCTTATCCCAAAGATGCTGATAGCTGGAGAGGTCCCTGGGTCATCTATGATGGACCTAGTGCCTACTCTGACCTGGCATATATAGAGGTAGTTCCTAGTGAAGGTGGAACCAGAGTGTTACCACCCATAGTTGCCTTTGCTTGTCTGTATGAAAATGGTATAAAGTCTCCTTATGAGCAGATATCATTCAGCATCTTTACCCTGTATGAAGTCATCCAGAACCTGCCACCCAACCCTAGTGATTTCAATCAGTATCAGTCCTTCAACAAgtcaaaaagaaaaacaagttgTAAAGcttcataa